From a region of the Corallococcus coralloides DSM 2259 genome:
- a CDS encoding multiheme c-type cytochrome codes for MSSRAFRVFSALLLAVSGGLAGAADFTGPDSCKGCHPEAYDAWMKSKHARATETLADSQKKDARCLSCHAPDQAEQQLAAVTCETCHGGGQYYSPSYVMKDPELARLVGLVDPSEKQCRTCHDASSPSLRPFDFKEALKAIDHWSAERARKQTRADAPPSTPAPATAKK; via the coding sequence ATGTCTTCTCGTGCCTTCCGGGTCTTTTCCGCCCTCTTGCTCGCCGTCTCCGGCGGCCTCGCCGGCGCCGCGGACTTCACGGGCCCCGACAGCTGCAAGGGCTGCCACCCGGAGGCGTACGACGCGTGGATGAAGTCCAAGCACGCCCGGGCGACGGAGACGCTGGCGGACAGCCAGAAGAAGGACGCGCGCTGCCTGTCCTGCCACGCGCCGGACCAGGCGGAGCAGCAGCTGGCGGCCGTCACCTGTGAGACGTGCCACGGCGGCGGGCAGTACTACTCGCCGTCCTACGTGATGAAGGACCCGGAGTTGGCGCGGCTGGTGGGTCTGGTGGACCCGTCGGAGAAGCAGTGCCGCACCTGCCATGACGCGTCCTCGCCGTCCCTGCGCCCGTTCGACTTCAAGGAAGCGCTGAAGGCCATTGACCACTGGTCCGCCGAACGCGCCCGCAAGCAGACCCGCGCGGACGCGCCCCCCTCCACGCCGGCTCCGGCCACGGCGAAGAAGTAA
- the coaE gene encoding dephospho-CoA kinase (Dephospho-CoA kinase (CoaE) performs the final step in coenzyme A biosynthesis.): MHVFGLTGGIASGKSTVSRMLRELGARVLDADVLAREVVEPGTPGLKRIDERFPGVVGPDGRLDRVKLGAHIFANAEERAALNAIVHPEVRALFLQKLQALEAEGVTHAVYDVPLLIETGLHTAMEGVAVVWVPREVQKARLMTRDGLLADQAEARLQAQMPLDDKRAHATWVIDNSGAPEATRPQVEAVWRAMLAHG, encoded by the coding sequence GTGCACGTCTTCGGCCTGACGGGCGGCATCGCCTCCGGCAAGAGCACCGTGAGCCGGATGCTGCGGGAGCTGGGCGCGCGCGTGCTGGACGCGGACGTGCTCGCCCGCGAGGTGGTGGAGCCCGGCACGCCCGGCCTGAAGCGCATCGACGAGCGCTTCCCCGGCGTGGTGGGCCCCGACGGCCGCCTGGACCGGGTGAAGCTGGGCGCGCACATCTTCGCGAACGCCGAGGAGCGGGCCGCCCTCAACGCCATCGTGCACCCGGAGGTGCGCGCCCTCTTCCTCCAGAAGCTCCAGGCGCTGGAGGCGGAAGGGGTCACCCACGCCGTCTACGACGTGCCCCTGCTCATCGAAACGGGGCTGCACACGGCGATGGAGGGCGTGGCCGTGGTGTGGGTGCCCCGGGAGGTGCAGAAGGCGCGGCTGATGACCCGCGACGGGCTCCTGGCGGACCAGGCGGAGGCGCGGCTCCAGGCGCAGATGCCGCTGGACGACAAGCGCGCGCACGCGACGTGGGTCATCGACAACAGCGGGGCGCCGGAGGCCACCCGTCCCCAGGTGGAGGCGGTGTGGCGGGCGATGCTCGCGCACGGCTGA
- a CDS encoding SDR family oxidoreductase: protein MSETSKTRQAPGTYFITGYPGFIGKRLVEHIAREDPKGHIYALVQPKAFKEAQALAAKVKGARVELLTGDAVDMHLGLSGEEYQRLCERVTDIFHLAAVSQLGVPKETAWRVNVDGTRNLLELARDCENLARFNYFSTCYVSGDRVGVIAEDELDRGQSFRNAYEETKFQAERLVQRASATLPVTIFRPSSVVGDSRTGEIDRFEGPYYLGILLVTSPLVVPLPLPGNGVAPLNVVPVDFVVEAVWRLSHDARAKGRTFHLVDPNPMSARRVYELIAEKSHKRLPRFNLSARAADVMLRLPVLEKLARPQRAAISYVNHLAIYNCHNTLELLDGTGVRCPPLSSYLDQLVAYVREQYKQRKEGAEIDDPLDHGPLPSSDEGAPAPRSRR, encoded by the coding sequence ATGAGCGAGACGTCCAAGACGCGGCAGGCCCCTGGCACCTATTTCATCACCGGCTACCCGGGCTTCATCGGCAAGCGGCTGGTGGAGCACATCGCGCGGGAGGACCCGAAGGGGCACATCTACGCGCTCGTGCAGCCCAAGGCCTTCAAGGAAGCGCAGGCGCTCGCGGCGAAGGTGAAGGGCGCGCGCGTGGAGCTGCTCACCGGTGACGCGGTGGACATGCACCTGGGCCTGTCCGGCGAGGAGTACCAGCGCCTGTGCGAACGGGTGACGGACATCTTCCACCTGGCGGCCGTCTCGCAGCTGGGCGTGCCCAAGGAGACCGCGTGGCGGGTGAACGTGGACGGCACGCGCAACCTGCTGGAGCTGGCGCGCGACTGCGAGAACCTCGCCCGCTTCAACTACTTCTCCACCTGCTACGTGTCCGGCGACCGCGTGGGCGTCATCGCCGAGGACGAGCTGGACCGGGGCCAGTCCTTCCGCAACGCCTACGAGGAGACGAAGTTCCAGGCGGAGCGGCTGGTGCAGCGCGCCTCCGCCACCCTCCCCGTCACCATCTTCCGCCCGTCCAGCGTGGTGGGCGACTCGCGCACGGGCGAGATTGACCGCTTCGAGGGCCCCTACTACCTGGGCATCCTGCTGGTCACGTCTCCGCTGGTGGTGCCGCTGCCCCTGCCGGGCAACGGCGTGGCGCCGCTCAACGTCGTCCCGGTGGACTTCGTGGTGGAGGCGGTGTGGCGGCTGTCACATGACGCGCGCGCGAAGGGGCGCACCTTCCACCTGGTGGACCCCAACCCCATGAGCGCGCGGCGCGTGTACGAGCTCATCGCGGAGAAGTCCCACAAGCGGCTGCCGCGCTTCAACCTGTCCGCGCGCGCCGCGGACGTGATGCTGCGGCTGCCCGTGCTGGAGAAGCTGGCCCGGCCCCAGCGCGCCGCCATCAGCTACGTGAACCACCTGGCCATCTACAACTGCCACAACACGCTGGAGCTGCTCGACGGCACCGGCGTGCGCTGCCCGCCGCTGTCGTCGTACCTGGATCAGCTCGTCGCCTACGTGCGGGAACAGTACAAGCAGCGCAAGGAGGGCGCGGAGATCGACGACCCGCTGGACCACGGTCCGCTGCCCTCTTCGGATGAAGGCGCGCCGGCACCGCGTTCGCGCCGCTGA
- a CDS encoding myxosortase-dependent M36 family metallopeptidase, which yields MRLREKLLTSLLLVPIAGTSAWAKERSNYDAFLEQRDSRSLAVDANTAVSRGLRIEQTEHRLGVPTFAWATQDGAQSKSVIRNGMTAESAARAHLQAVADSYRLTRDDVSGANLRSMHNTGKGAIIATFNQSVGGIPVFRNEIKVVMGQDLRLVAVSGYLAPSELAFTARNKARAGFNLGAADAVSGAFKDLTGSGTQATSFVNTGTKGDFTFFELAPATKSALQQDLATPARARQVYFMLAGNLEPAWYVEVNAGPKAARSSQYFGYVVSAATGKVLFRNDLTADAGTAFTYKVWADTASPFIPEDGPQGNDATPHPTGTQDGYQAPLNRPAHDITLANTPFSKNDPWLPANATQTTGNNVDAYADLVAPDGFQPGTRDTRAETTSDNTFSYVYDTTKAPGFSTEQTKASVVNLFYVNNFLHDWFYDAGFDEAAGNAQSFNFGRGGVEGDPLQAQAQDYGGRDNANMSTPADGASPRMQMYVFNGTPVLSVTAPATLAGVYEATSAAFGQQAYDTTGDIKDAPAANLQGCTAFEADYFTNKIALIDRGACDFNVKAHNAQKAGAIATVIVNNADGSPIPMGGTNAAVTTPALSITKAAGAAWRAALATEPVTVKFLREPNQDRDGTLDNGIVAHEWGHYISNRLIGNAAGLSNNQGRSMGEGWGDFHAMLMQVRETDRNKPGNSNWQGVYSTAGYVTSGGKNQGYYFGIRRLPYSTDMSKNGYTFKHIQNFVTLPTDAGTRTDINSEVHNSGEVWATALWECYAQLLNAHPFNEAQNRMKQYLVAAYKATPNAPTFTEARDAVLAVALANDPADYQRFVAAFAKRGLGFGAKSPDRDAFDHIGVTESFASGGNLEVTSITLSDSAGGCDQDGILDIGEQGELKITVRNVGGNGLSSFTGTVSSTSTTATLEFPNGAAINVPALSRGASATVTVPVTVTAVSGSPARAGIKVSFDSNEIPAAAKTATFDPRVNYDNVSTVSNTETFESGLTGWTVSQNLSSSGDWTLSGSPVNRYAHGADPGTIAETTITSPWLSVDDAADFVMSYNYRHSFEFDSNASYDGAVLEFTVDGIDWIDPWDLYPVVDADPGYVDYIAAGGGNPIEDRAAMAQVSLGFPAFTAASINFGTFFPDLGLKNVRFRFRIGGDVAVGGYGLDLDNVKFEGATAVFAGQPDQPASTGVCNVPPVANAGPSRVGTAAVAEGTLVNGVLNRATITLNGTGSFDPDAAAGDALTYNWIQVGGATPVTLTGADTATPSFVADVDYSDILSFQLVVTDASGKASAPKTVDIQVLNVNQPPVAAATAPATVNERDTTPVTLDASGSTDADVIHANTLTYSWVQTSPASPKPTLTNATRAKATFLAPEVTADTQLNFTVTVTDSSGAKSTKAVAVTVKNVDRAPVANAGADFAVDTRTQAALSGSGTDADGDAVTLSWAQTSGPTVVLTGANTATPTFVSPDVPFNTDLVFTLTATANGQSATDTVTVTVKGVDRAPTANAGADIAVDERTAVTLEGTGADEDGDTLSYQWEQIGGTEVQLTGATTATLAFTTPEVTATTTLVFKFTVTANGKSATDTVNVTVNNVDRAPVANAGADFEASARATATLQGSGSDPDGDAVSYEWEQTGGEAVTLTNANSASATFTAPDVSSPTELTFKLTVTANGKSASDLVNVTVRKSNRHPVGQAPATIDVDEGSNVELDASGITDPDGDALTYVWAQVGGPSVTLDNKDTAKVKFTAPQVQADTALAFSLTVTDADGATSGPFVYTVNVKQVNQAPVAKVRVISGVRGGELVKIDAATSTDPDNEALTYTWAQTGGPSVTLTGANSAEASFTPPAKKTLETYTFTVTVKDAAGATSTAEIKVSVPKSDDDGGGCSSTGGSAGSMAPLMALFAAMALARRRKA from the coding sequence ATGCGTCTCAGGGAAAAGCTGTTGACCAGCCTGCTGCTGGTGCCCATCGCGGGTACCAGTGCGTGGGCCAAGGAGCGGTCGAACTACGACGCGTTCCTGGAGCAGCGGGACTCCCGCTCTCTCGCCGTGGATGCGAACACGGCGGTGTCCCGCGGGCTTCGCATCGAGCAGACCGAGCACCGGCTCGGCGTGCCTACGTTCGCCTGGGCGACGCAGGATGGTGCGCAGTCCAAGTCCGTCATCCGCAACGGCATGACCGCGGAGAGCGCGGCGCGCGCGCACCTGCAGGCCGTGGCGGACAGCTACCGCCTGACGCGTGACGACGTCTCGGGCGCCAACCTGCGCTCGATGCACAACACCGGAAAGGGCGCGATCATCGCGACCTTCAACCAGTCGGTGGGTGGCATCCCCGTCTTCCGCAACGAGATCAAGGTCGTCATGGGCCAGGACCTGCGCCTGGTGGCCGTGAGCGGCTACCTGGCCCCGTCCGAGCTGGCGTTCACCGCGCGCAACAAGGCGCGCGCCGGCTTCAACCTGGGCGCCGCGGACGCGGTGTCCGGCGCGTTCAAGGACCTGACGGGCTCCGGCACGCAGGCCACCTCGTTCGTCAACACGGGCACGAAGGGTGACTTCACCTTCTTCGAGCTGGCCCCCGCCACGAAGTCCGCGCTGCAGCAGGACCTGGCCACCCCGGCCCGCGCCCGGCAGGTGTACTTCATGCTGGCCGGCAACCTGGAGCCGGCCTGGTACGTGGAAGTGAACGCCGGCCCCAAGGCCGCGCGCTCCAGCCAGTACTTCGGCTACGTGGTCTCCGCGGCCACCGGCAAGGTGCTCTTCCGCAATGACCTGACCGCGGACGCCGGCACGGCGTTCACGTACAAGGTCTGGGCGGACACGGCGTCCCCGTTCATCCCGGAGGACGGTCCCCAGGGCAACGACGCGACCCCGCACCCCACGGGCACCCAGGACGGCTACCAGGCCCCGCTGAACCGCCCGGCGCATGACATCACCCTGGCCAACACCCCCTTCAGCAAGAACGACCCCTGGCTGCCGGCCAACGCCACGCAGACCACGGGTAACAACGTGGACGCGTACGCGGACCTGGTCGCGCCGGACGGCTTCCAGCCCGGCACCCGGGACACCCGCGCGGAGACGACGAGCGACAACACCTTCTCGTACGTCTACGACACGACCAAGGCCCCGGGCTTCAGCACCGAGCAGACCAAGGCCTCGGTGGTGAACCTGTTCTACGTGAACAACTTCCTGCACGACTGGTTCTACGACGCCGGCTTCGACGAGGCCGCGGGCAACGCCCAGTCGTTCAACTTCGGCCGTGGCGGCGTGGAGGGCGACCCCCTCCAGGCCCAGGCGCAGGACTACGGCGGTCGCGACAACGCGAACATGAGCACGCCGGCCGACGGTGCGTCGCCGCGCATGCAGATGTACGTGTTCAACGGCACGCCGGTGCTGTCCGTCACGGCGCCCGCGACGCTGGCTGGCGTCTACGAGGCCACCTCCGCTGCCTTCGGCCAGCAGGCCTATGACACGACGGGCGACATCAAGGACGCCCCCGCCGCCAACCTGCAGGGCTGCACGGCGTTCGAGGCGGACTACTTCACCAACAAGATCGCCCTCATCGACCGCGGCGCGTGCGACTTCAACGTCAAGGCGCACAACGCCCAGAAGGCGGGCGCCATCGCCACGGTCATCGTGAACAACGCGGACGGCAGCCCCATCCCCATGGGCGGCACGAACGCGGCGGTCACGACCCCGGCGCTGAGCATCACCAAGGCCGCAGGCGCGGCCTGGCGGGCGGCACTCGCCACCGAGCCGGTGACCGTGAAGTTCCTGCGCGAGCCGAACCAGGACCGCGACGGCACGCTCGACAACGGCATCGTCGCGCACGAGTGGGGTCACTACATCAGCAACCGCCTCATCGGTAACGCCGCGGGCCTGAGCAACAACCAGGGCCGCTCGATGGGCGAGGGCTGGGGCGACTTCCACGCCATGCTGATGCAGGTGCGCGAGACCGACCGCAACAAGCCGGGCAACAGCAACTGGCAGGGCGTCTACAGCACCGCCGGCTACGTCACCAGCGGTGGCAAGAACCAGGGCTACTACTTCGGCATCCGTCGCCTGCCCTACTCGACGGACATGAGCAAGAACGGCTACACGTTCAAGCACATCCAGAACTTCGTCACCCTGCCCACGGACGCGGGCACGCGCACGGACATCAACAGCGAGGTCCACAACAGCGGTGAGGTGTGGGCCACGGCGCTGTGGGAGTGCTACGCGCAGCTGCTCAACGCGCACCCGTTCAACGAGGCGCAGAACCGGATGAAGCAGTACCTGGTCGCCGCCTACAAGGCGACGCCGAACGCGCCGACCTTCACGGAAGCGCGTGACGCGGTGCTGGCCGTCGCGCTCGCGAACGATCCGGCGGACTACCAGCGCTTCGTGGCGGCCTTCGCCAAGCGCGGCCTGGGCTTCGGCGCCAAGTCGCCGGACCGCGACGCGTTCGACCACATCGGCGTGACGGAGAGCTTCGCCTCGGGTGGCAACCTGGAGGTCACCAGCATCACGCTGTCCGACAGCGCGGGCGGCTGCGACCAGGACGGCATCCTGGACATCGGCGAGCAGGGTGAGCTGAAGATCACCGTGCGCAACGTGGGCGGCAACGGGCTGAGCTCCTTCACCGGCACCGTCAGCAGCACCAGCACCACGGCGACGCTGGAGTTCCCGAACGGCGCCGCGATCAACGTCCCTGCCCTGTCGCGCGGTGCCTCGGCCACGGTCACCGTGCCCGTCACCGTCACCGCGGTCTCCGGCTCGCCCGCGCGCGCCGGCATCAAGGTCTCCTTCGACTCCAACGAGATCCCGGCGGCGGCGAAGACGGCGACGTTCGACCCGCGCGTCAACTACGACAACGTCTCCACGGTCAGCAACACGGAGACGTTCGAGTCCGGCCTGACCGGGTGGACGGTGTCGCAGAACCTGTCGTCCTCTGGCGACTGGACGCTGTCCGGCTCGCCGGTCAACCGCTACGCGCACGGCGCGGACCCGGGCACGATCGCCGAGACCACCATCACCAGCCCCTGGCTGTCGGTGGATGACGCGGCCGACTTCGTGATGAGCTACAACTACCGTCACTCCTTCGAGTTCGACTCCAACGCCTCCTACGACGGCGCGGTGCTCGAGTTCACGGTGGACGGCATCGACTGGATCGACCCCTGGGATCTGTACCCGGTGGTGGACGCGGATCCGGGCTACGTGGACTACATCGCCGCGGGCGGTGGCAACCCCATCGAGGACCGCGCCGCGATGGCGCAGGTGAGCCTGGGCTTCCCGGCGTTCACGGCCGCGAGCATCAACTTCGGGACCTTCTTCCCCGACCTGGGCCTCAAGAACGTCCGCTTCCGCTTCCGCATCGGCGGTGACGTGGCGGTCGGCGGGTACGGCCTGGACCTGGACAACGTGAAGTTCGAGGGCGCCACGGCGGTGTTCGCGGGCCAGCCGGATCAGCCGGCGTCCACGGGCGTGTGCAACGTGCCCCCGGTGGCCAACGCCGGTCCGTCGCGCGTGGGCACGGCGGCGGTCGCGGAGGGCACGCTCGTCAACGGCGTCCTCAACCGCGCCACCATCACCCTGAACGGCACGGGCAGCTTCGACCCGGATGCCGCCGCGGGTGACGCGCTCACCTACAACTGGATCCAGGTCGGTGGCGCCACGCCGGTCACGCTGACCGGTGCGGACACCGCGACGCCGAGCTTCGTGGCGGACGTGGACTACTCCGACATCCTCTCCTTCCAGCTCGTCGTCACCGACGCGTCTGGCAAGGCGAGCGCCCCGAAGACGGTGGACATCCAGGTCCTCAACGTGAACCAGCCCCCGGTGGCCGCGGCCACCGCGCCGGCGACGGTGAACGAGCGTGACACCACGCCCGTGACCCTGGACGCCTCCGGCTCCACGGACGCGGACGTGATTCACGCGAACACGCTGACCTACTCCTGGGTCCAGACGAGCCCCGCTTCGCCCAAGCCGACGCTGACCAACGCCACCCGCGCGAAGGCCACGTTCCTGGCTCCGGAAGTGACGGCGGACACGCAGCTGAACTTCACGGTCACCGTGACGGACAGCAGCGGCGCGAAGTCCACCAAGGCCGTCGCCGTGACGGTGAAGAACGTGGACCGCGCTCCGGTGGCGAACGCCGGCGCGGACTTCGCGGTCGACACCCGCACGCAGGCGGCCCTCAGCGGCAGCGGCACGGACGCGGATGGCGACGCCGTGACGCTGAGCTGGGCGCAGACCTCCGGCCCGACGGTGGTGCTGACGGGCGCGAACACGGCCACGCCGACGTTCGTGTCCCCGGACGTGCCCTTCAACACCGACCTGGTCTTCACGCTGACCGCGACGGCCAACGGCCAGTCCGCCACCGACACCGTCACCGTGACGGTGAAGGGCGTGGACCGCGCTCCTACGGCCAACGCCGGCGCGGACATCGCGGTGGATGAGCGCACGGCGGTGACGCTGGAAGGCACGGGCGCTGACGAGGATGGCGACACCCTCAGCTACCAGTGGGAGCAGATCGGTGGCACCGAGGTGCAGCTGACGGGTGCCACGACGGCCACGCTGGCCTTCACGACCCCGGAAGTCACGGCCACCACGACGCTCGTCTTCAAGTTCACGGTGACGGCGAACGGCAAGTCCGCCACGGACACGGTCAACGTCACGGTGAACAACGTGGACCGCGCTCCGGTGGCCAACGCCGGCGCGGACTTCGAGGCGAGCGCGCGCGCCACGGCGACGCTCCAGGGCTCCGGCTCGGATCCGGACGGCGACGCGGTGTCGTACGAGTGGGAGCAGACGGGTGGCGAGGCGGTGACGCTGACCAACGCCAACTCGGCCTCCGCGACCTTCACGGCGCCGGATGTGTCGTCCCCCACCGAGCTGACCTTCAAGCTCACGGTGACGGCGAACGGCAAGTCCGCCTCCGACCTGGTCAACGTGACGGTGCGCAAGTCCAACCGCCACCCGGTGGGCCAGGCTCCGGCCACCATCGACGTGGACGAGGGCAGCAACGTGGAGCTGGACGCTTCCGGCATCACGGATCCGGACGGTGACGCGCTCACCTACGTCTGGGCCCAGGTCGGTGGTCCGTCGGTGACGCTCGACAACAAGGACACGGCGA